From Triticum aestivum cultivar Chinese Spring chromosome 7B, IWGSC CS RefSeq v2.1, whole genome shotgun sequence:
ATGTAGTGTTGAGGGGTGCgcgttttgttttattattttgcttaaaaaaactaacgcagtgctcacaGACTAGGATTCCCGATTCCCCGCATAGGTGAACAATTGTCGACCAAAGCATACCTCAGCGGACTATAAGGTTATTGGGGCCGGTCAATGCGGGTTGTTTTTGTATTTCCTTTGCTGGTTTAATCGGGTTTCTTCTGGAATTTTAATTACACATTTTCATTTTATTGTTTCACCTTTTCCATTTTGATATAGAAAACATTTCTAAGATGTTTGACTGTTTTTTCAATTTCCGTACATTTTTTAATTtctaaagaaaaaaatagaaagccGACCAAGATAATAAAAAAGCTAAAATCCAAAGAATATGTCGATAGCCCTGACTGTCCTTTAATTGGCAAGACCAAGTACGTTCTCGCGCGGGGGAGTGTTGCGCATATGCGGGAGCTCCAATTACGGCGCTAAGGTGCCCGTTCGCTCCTGGCGCTCGAAGACGTCGCGAGTGGACCGGCCCAGGAAACACTTAGAGCAACAAAGGCAAATGTCGTTAAAAAATTAGCAAAAAATAGCTCTCAACAGGTTTTCAACTCACACGCATTCAGTTCATGTACGAGACCCACTAGCCAGTCGAGCTACTTGCCGTTAGTGATTAGTAATAGGGGCAACAATCTAATAATAATGTCGCAGCACTATTTTATTGCACAGAACCATCCATCTATTTTATCTcttaatttttttaattatttggaAACAAAAATcgtaaatttgaaaaagttcatggattttaaaaaaaGTTTTTCATTTTGAAAGAAAAGTTCACAAacctgaaaaaagttcattgattttcaaaaacaaataatcgaatttgaaaaatagttcatcaaatttacAAAAATTTCATCGGATTTGAAGAAAGTTAATTGGATTTGATAAAAAAAACATctgattttaaaaaagttcatcaaatttggaaaaggcTCACTGAATTTAAAAAGAAGTTCATCGATTTTTGTAAAAATCACTGAATTTGAAAAATaattcatcgattttggaaaataagttcatcaattttgaaaaatggttcatcaattttgaaaaaattcgttcaatttagtaaaagaaaaaagaacaaaatatatattaaaaaacagaacaaaaataaaaaggaaaaaagaaaatgaagTATGAAGAAAAGAGTGAAGAAGATATAATTGATCACATGAGGTTAGGCCGGTGGGCGGAGGGGGGTTAGTGCAGTGAACGATATGGCCGGGAGGTCGCTTTTTTGAATACCACCGGCCACACTTTAATTTTTTGTTGTAtacaaaagaaagaaaggaaagatgggccgagcccaactaGCCATGCCTGAAGGTGCCCGTTTGCGAACGTGCGCTTAAGCGCCAAATAGGCCCCTCCTGCATCTTCTGGCTCCCCATCACCCTACGAGCGGACTAGGAGCTCCTTTTTTTGCGGAACAAAACATTAGGTAATAGTTTTTTTTAATTAGGTAATTAAATTGTACTCCTACAATCTAAAAAAGTAAGTAATCTATATGACCTGAATCATAAACATGTTTTGCGAGTTCTCACAAAATACTTGAAAACATTTTGCACATTTAAGAAGACAAAATAGTTACCACACAACCGCCCTCCTCCCCTTAGAAAAGCCTAGGGTTCTTTTGCCTCCGACCGTCGCCGCCGCTagtcctcctcctctccgatggccttagggccatggcggcgcggtggatTCCGGCCCTTGCCGGCGTGAGGGCTCTGTTTTCATATGTTCcttcaagttttgttagggtttctgTCCTGCCTAGGAAAACGAGACAACGACAGCTCcctaaagatggaataaggttctcccgcATACCCCAGTTTtaatggtgtgtctagcatcgtcggtggcCGTGTGGAggcgtgtctccggcggatctgtccttggtggatttgctcggatctggtcgtaGTTCGTGTGTAGTCAGGTTGGATCCTTCggtctacgctactcttcatcggcggcgatTGTTGTTCTGTTGTGCTAGTCCTGTGGTCCCTTAGTATGACAACTTcacgactgtctactacaataagttttGCTAGGCTCCATGAGGGAGaggcggtgacggcggcgcgccttcagtTCGGTTCAGTGCTTGTATTCGTCGCCTAGTGGTCTACGATCTGGGTGTAACTTTTATTATTTCTAGTTTTTCTCGTACTACCATAATTGAAAATGAATATATCCAAAGTTTTCTCGACAAAGAAGAAGACAAAACAGTTCCAACCCCTTATATTTAATTATTTCCTTATTCGAAGCAGAAGGGCTCCAGGAGACATGTTAAACATGTGGTTATTACTACACGTACACAAAAATCGCAAAAATAGAGAGTAGGAGTACATGGCAGCATGCATTGGGAGCAAGCTGAAATCACTTCTTCTGAAGGTGGCACAGCTCAACCAATTCCCATGACTCCAAGCTCTTGTCCTTCGGATCCGTTTTGTAAAGCGCGAGCTCGGATATCTCGAACTGCAGCCCAAATATTCCCTTGTCCATCTCCCCtgccttcttcctcgccgctgCCATCTCCTCCTCCGTCAGGTGATCTCCATACAGGAGGCTCAGATGCGGCACGTACGCTGCAATTATATTTAATCAGCTGTCATCAGCTTGTGATTTTACGGAGACAGAGTTAATTCAGGCAGATATCGCATAAACAAAATTCAGGCAGAAGACTCACGAGTCGGTCTCTGGTACCCGAAGTGGGCGCGGCAGTGGTCGCTCGTGGCCATCACCTGCAAGCAAAATCAAGATAATTTGATGGGGGCAAAGCAAATCGGCGCAGATAGGGGTGAGCTAGGGATACCGGAGACCGACCTCACGGGTTGGTTCGAGGAGGATGTTGACGCCGTAGCGGCCGATGGAGGCGACGCGGGCGGTGTATGGGCCGAGGCCGGCCGCCGCGGCTCGTAGCGCCTCGATGGCGGCGGACCGGCGGAGACGCATGGCTCCGAGGACGGTGGCGTGCGGCTCGAAGACCGCGCCGCCGTGCGCGGCACGGAGGCCGGCCATAAGGCCGAgaaggcggcgacggacgggctCCGGCAGGAGGGCCCACACGGAGTACATCTCCTCCGGCGACTGGTCGGTGGGGTCCATGCTGGCCGACGGAGGCTGGGGCGCCGCGCTGCCGTGCACGCGGTCGGATGTCAGGTGGAGCGGGAAATGGGAGGAAGCTTGCCGACGAGAAGCTCATGGCAATGGCATCGCGAGAGCTGCCTGAAATACACGGCGCCTTCTTCCGTATGCTGCAGCTTCACGGAGCCTTCCTTCCACCGATGGGACACTGACTGTGGACCCCAGGTCTGGAAATATGATGTTCCAGAGTTCTAAGATGACATGCATAGTGAAATCGAATGCAAACTTGGATTGGACTAGACATCAGAGTCAAGTCAAAAGCTCATAACATAGGATACAAATACAAGTCATGCCAATCAGTATGATTCTCCACAAAGATAAGGTAATAAACAAGGCAAAGATCTAGCATGCTGTGGAATATTCAGTGGAAGTGTACACACTAAATTCTCTCGTTATGTAAACTACAAATATTGGTCATGGTACGTGTCCTAAAGGTGCCGGGGAGTCTATAAAGAGCACCAATTATCAAAAAGTCACCGTGGAATACGGGCGCCATTGAGCACTTTATTTCAAATAGTTCACAACTTACATTTTAGAAGTTTTAAAAACTGCTAAAACAAAATTGACATTATAATATGGATGTATATACTACACATGTGTATAGTTTTGATGACAAAGTAAGTTAACATCGAGCTAAACAAAAAAGACATAATGTGTGTATGGATTTTTTAGCGGTGAACAACAAATGAATCACCTTTTTAAATCAAGTGTCTAGCTCAAGTGTGTGTACGGATTTCGGGCGGGGCTTTCAAAAGTCCAAAAGTCAAATGTCTAGATCGAGCCTGGCCTGAAGACCAAATATTTACTCAAAAGCCTGCCCGAGCTTGGTCAGAGACAAAAGTGAGAAGCCTGACGAACATGAGAAAATCTTAATCATAGACATATTTCAATCTTTACAAACAAACTTCAATCTCAAGATCTTATAAAACAATCTTGAGAGTTGGCTACGGACGAGTACTAGGTGGACAACACCGTGATAAAAGGCGAGCGGGCTCGTAGGTGCTGGTTGTGGAGGTTTGGCAATGCTTGTGTGGCGGTTGGAGAGGTACAAGGGCAACATCAGAGGAATAGGGTGCATATGCAAAGCAAGGCGGAGAAGGCGTTGATTGAAAAAATAGGGACCGGGAGGGGGGATCTAGTGGGCCAGGGTGATAGTGTCCTACCTGACTGTTGTCCGTACCCCCGCAAAGCCCCCTTAGGCCTTGTATAATGAGAGGTGCTTAgaggaggtgcttagagaaataaaccagacttTTTTTAAATACCGGTGCTTATgtgtacaggatagacgcttaactaagcatctctcctgtagaaataaacaccggtgcttcagaaaaactcggtttattttttaagtatctctctaagcacctcccattgtacaaggccttaactTTGCTTCCAATTTGAGGGGAAAGTGCGTCCGGACCGCTCGGCGGACCGATATAATCCATATTGGATGGTAGAAACAGGTCTGGACCACACAGTCCATGTGCGGGCGGTTTAAGGGTCGTTAGAGATGCCCTAACTCACACTAAACAAGTACTTGCCCTGCATAATCTATTTAATGTGTGAACTTTAGCTCACCAGATGCTGCCTGCTCCACCAAGTTCTGTCCTTCAACTGTGAAATAGACAAAGGGCAGAAGGAATAACTAATTACTCGACATGAAATCAAATTATAGCAGAAGAGACAGAACCTAATGTCAATTCTGCTATTTATGGTTCCCACAAAAAAAATCTGCTATTTAAGGTGCATAGCCAGCTCATTGATGAATGGAAGAAGGTCATTGTCGTTGCAGTGGGTCACTACTCCAGCCTCCCGATCAACAAAATCACCGAACAAGGGTTCTCAAGACAGCGAGTAGAACCGGCCAGTGGTGTGCTTTTCAGTGCAGGACATACATCAACCCGGTTAGAAGTATAGTAATAAGTACCCCTGTtagtgtaaaaaatgctcttatattatgggaaggaggAAATACTACAATTAAACCTAGATACTCTATTGTTAACATCATTCATAAACGattatggtgtcgtgacgataaaaGGCAAGGCAAGTATTAAGTAGTACTatctctctctcagtttacagggcgtgcgcgtacccctaggtcgtcaatttgaccaacctaatacaagttatatattacaaaaaatataccaatataaactttagatgttctattttcaaaagatacaatttttgtgttatatagtttgtATTAAGATGATCAAATTGGCAACCTAGATATAcgtgtaggacttgtaaactgaaacggaggtataAAGATCATTCATAAGATCTTTAAAAACCTTTCAATCATGCAGGTTTGTTCCTTCTTTATTGGGATCCATTGAATACTACTCATATTTGAATAACAGAGCCGGTTTGGTTGATTCTGGTATCCTTTATTAGGCTCTACGGCACATCTGCAATAGTGAGTAGTAAAGCGTAGCAGCAAACGTACACCACTAGCAGTAGTACTACTAGCATTCAGTGATTAAGTCaagctttttttcttcttcttgaaaTGGAATGCCATTTGGTTCAGTCAAGTTGGTCAACTATACAGAACACGGAATCACCTCGCCTAGCTAGGTATTAGTAGTCGAACGAGTACTTCATCGATTTGCACAAACATGTACGCACTAGCACGTAGGAGTAGTAAACTTTTTTAGAGAGCTGGTAATTATTTCATCACTTTTCTATGTGTTATCTACTCCCTCcatgtatctagataaatctaagacaactaATTCGGAACGGAGGTAACACTATTTATGTGTTGTTCTTTATTGTCATATCAATACATGTATAAATGGGCAACGATATGACTAAATCTATTATTTTATTCTCCACTCATTCTAAAATATATTCAATCTCACAAACAGATTTGGACAACACCATTATAGAACGAAAAAGTAGCATCACAAAACTAAAATTACGGGATTAGGAGCACAAACACCAGTTGAGgtgaactaggtcggtggagcgcCGCGGCACCGTGGGAGAACATGATGGTCGTGAACAGTAACATCAAGGTGGAGGgtagaggaggaggatggggtcgaTGAAGCTCCATTGTTGGGGAGGAGGGGCGAGGTCGACAAGCTTCAGGATACCCTGGGAGTACTTCTTGAGTTTTTGTTGAGGGCGGAGCCAAGCTCCTTGATGATGGCAAGGAGGTGATGCTGTCGGAGGCGGTGAGCTCAGTGCCACGACGCTGGCGTCGCATCTCCCGCTTGGTGAGGGCGAAAACGTCTAGGTCGGCGTCAGCCTCGGCGAGCGGTGTTAGCCACTACAACATGACGGAATCCACGACAACGACAAATGAGACTGAGGAGGCAGGGATGGCACTGCGGCGGAGGGGGTATAGAGGAAAAGGGTTGGCGAGTGGTGCCATCGTTGCGCCGGGGGAGGGGCACACACATTCTTTTGGGGTAAATGTGTGTTTTTTAGAATCACCGTCGACTCTTTATTGCATAATGTTTTGCGGGATGGGTAAATGTGCTCATGGCTTTGTGCAGTGGCGAAGCTAGCATGAGATTACACCTAGGGCTAAGGTAGCTTGAGTGATACACTCTAGTGGTTTTATATATTGTGTATGAAAAGGAATTACAAAGGATATTGGTATTACACCTAGGGCTATAGCCCCAACTGCCCTAGGCTTGTCTCTGCCACTAGCTTTGCGCAAGATGGACTTTTGGGCCTCTGGACTTGGCTTCTAAAAATAGAAGTTTGAGCATGCCTTGAATTATCTTTTGAGGCAGAAAAGAGGCCTGAACCTAGCAATGGAGACAACCCCCACCTGGCCCAGTCCAGAAATTTTGAGCCAGTCTCAGGCCAGGTCATCAAGCTTGGTTTCCTTTACTCGGGTTTAATTATCATCGTTAAAGTTTAAATCCTAACTAGCAATTTTATCAAATATATGTTGGCTATAGTATAACACAAAAATGATACAAACT
This genomic window contains:
- the LOC123159573 gene encoding cyclic phosphodiesterase — its product is MDPTDQSPEEMYSVWALLPEPVRRRLLGLMAGLRAAHGGAVFEPHATVLGAMRLRRSAAIEALRAAAAGLGPYTARVASIGRYGVNILLEPTREVMATSDHCRAHFGYQRPTPYVPHLSLLYGDHLTEEEMAAARKKAGEMDKGIFGLQFEISELALYKTDPKDKSLESWELVELCHLQKK